The following proteins are encoded in a genomic region of Gossypium hirsutum isolate 1008001.06 chromosome D05, Gossypium_hirsutum_v2.1, whole genome shotgun sequence:
- the LOC107902424 gene encoding CLAVATA3/ESR (CLE)-related protein 45: MKIQIGLVIADKSSANDRDGRFSARPKRKMISSAQRFLMFLICFGLLAVAPDKAYGLISIDLVFSHGQGEDQIAIRTNQRILKAADMKGMSTENKLPEVVNNTFDPNRSSKRRVRRGPDPIHNRS, translated from the exons ATGAAGATCCAGATAGGACTCGTTATTGCAGATAAAAGCAGTGCAAATGATAGAGATGGAAGG TTCAGTGCACGGCCAAAAAGGAAAATGATTTCCAGTGCTCAGAGATTTCTTATGTTTCTTATCTGTTTTGGGTTATTAGCAGTTGCACCAGATAAAGCTTATGGTTTGATAAGTATAGACCTTGTCTTCAGTCATGGTCAAGGAGAAGATCAAATAGCTATCAGGACGAATCAACGTATTCTTAAGGCTGCTGACATGAAGGGAATGAGCACAGAGAACAAATTACCAGAAGTAGTAAACAACACATTCGATCCAAATCGATCAAGTAAAAGAAGAGTCCGAAGAGGACCAGATCCTATCCACAACAGGTCTTGA